One genomic window of Methanosarcina acetivorans C2A includes the following:
- a CDS encoding N-6 DNA methylase, whose amino-acid sequence MHTLLWTGKQAAVALSGNVLFEGGAGETIRKKLLEITDLHTILRLPTGIFYANSVKTNLLFFEAKSVAKEPWTKEVWIYDYHTNVNHTLKKNPMKYSNLENFINCYSLENS is encoded by the coding sequence ATTCATACCCTCCTCTGGACTGGAAAGCAGGCAGCAGTGGCACTGTCGGGCAACGTTCTTTTTGAAGGAGGAGCAGGAGAGACCATCCGCAAAAAACTTCTTGAAATCACCGACCTGCATACGATCCTGCGCCTGCCGACAGGTATCTTCTATGCAAACAGCGTGAAAACAAACCTGCTTTTCTTTGAAGCAAAATCCGTAGCTAAAGAGCCCTGGACAAAAGAGGTGTGGATCTACGACTACCACACCAATGTGAATCACACCTTGAAGAAGAACCCTATGAAATATTCCAATCTGGAAAACTTCATCAATTGCTACAGTCTGGAAAATTCCTAA